A genomic segment from Triticum dicoccoides isolate Atlit2015 ecotype Zavitan chromosome 1A, WEW_v2.0, whole genome shotgun sequence encodes:
- the LOC119336467 gene encoding uncharacterized protein LOC119336467: protein MVYNRCCKGAKVYIPPFKDPPAYLRELLRFDGTSRAKKFIRTIREYNCMFAFTSMGATIERSFGSSRGPKIFKISGQVSHRIGSLVPSGDDTPKFAELYIHDPANEIRHRINALNPDDKPTGGVDESIVVGLRDMLNEFNPLVQTFREASKMIEDRGDEPIEDISIRIIGPSEGDSPQFSLPTTTGLAALVVGGGFTLEASSRDIVVCSRSDGLQQISSLNTAFMPLQYPLLFPYGERGFQVDVPHLIVPEEDDDDGPIDHNPAPGSPAVEVSSSYPSCWVS from the coding sequence ATGGTTTATAATCGCTGTTGTAAAGGCGCTAAGGTATATATTCCTCCCTTTAAGGATCCCCCGGCCTATCTTCGGGAGCTCCTTCGATTCGATGGTACTTCTCGTGCTAAAAAATTCATCCGGACTATACGTGAGTACAACTGTATGTTCGCTTTCACTTCGATGGGTGCTACTATTGAACGCTCGTTTGGTAGCAGTCGTGGACCTAAGATTTTTAAGATCAGTGGTCAAGTGTCTCATCGTATTGGTTCGTTGGTGCCTAGCGGTGATGATACCCCTAAGTTTGCTGAGTTGTATATACATGACCCAGCTAATGAGATTAGACATAGGATCAATGCCTTAAATCCAGATGATAAGCCTACTGGGGGTGTGGATGAGAGTATTGTGGTTGGTCTTAGAGACATGCTTAATGAGTTTAACCCATTGGTACAGACCTTTCGGGAGGCGAGTAAGATGATAGAGGATCGTGGTGATGAACCCATCGAGGATATCTCGATTCGTATTATTGGACCTTCTGAGGGCGATAGTCCACAATTTAGTTTGCCTACAACCACTGGGCTTGCTGCTTTAGTTGTCGGTGGCGGCTTCACGTTAGAGGCATCTTCTCGTGATATTGTTGTTTGCAGTCGTTCCGACGGTTTGCAGCAGATATCTTCTCTAAACACTGCATTCATGCCTCTGCAATACCCGTTGCTTTTCCCTTATGGAGAGAGAGGGTTCCAGGTGGATGTTCCTCACTTGATTGTTCCTGAAGAAGATGATGACGATGGACCTATAGATCATAATCCTGCACCTGGAAGTCCGGCCGTTGAGGTGTCCTCTTCATACCCttcttgttgggtttcgtag